Below is a window of Bordetella genomosp. 9 DNA.
GTGCGGCGCGATCCCGACGCCGCCCGCGCGGGTGGTGCAGAAATAGTGCACACCCGTCCATCGCGGTCCGGTGACGACCGGCAGGCTGGCGTCCCGTGACTGGGAGGACGGCTGGGAAGGCGACCGCGGAGACGGCTGGGAAGACGGCTGCGCAGACTGCGCGGGAGATGATGCGCGTGAATCCACTCTATTCCTCGCTATCGTTCCAGGCGATGGCCTGGCAGGTGCTTGCCATGTCCGGCGGCGGCGGGGCCTCGAACGACCGCTCGCCGCCGCCGGCGGGATCGTCGAAGCGCAGGGCGCGCGCATGCAGCATCTGGCGGGTCGCGCCGGCGATGGCCTTGCCGCCGTACAGGGTATCGCCCAGCAGCGGATGCCCCAGGCTGGCCAGATGCACGCGGATCTGGTGCGTCCGGCCGGTTTCCAGCCGGCAGGTCACCCGCGATACCCGGACGCCGTCGGCCAGCCCGTTGGCTTCCGGGCTGTAGTGGGTGACGGCATGCTTGGCGGCGATGGGGCGTTCCACGCTCATCCGGACGGGTACCCGCGGATCGCGGCCCACCGGGCGGTCCACCGTCCCGGGCCCCAAGACCCAACCATGCGCCAGGGCGACGTAGGCGCGGCCCATGGAGCGGGCCTGCAGCTGCCGTACCAGGTGGGTCTGCGCCTGCTCGGTACGCGCCACCACCAGCAGGCCGGAGGTGTCCTTGTCCAGGCGATGCACGATGCCGGCGCGCGCCACGCCGCGCAGCTCGGGGTAGCGGAACAGCAAACCGTTGAGCAGGGTGCCGGTCCAGTTGCCCGCGCCGGGATGGGTGACCAGTCCGGCCGGCTTGTCCACGACGATCCAGGCCGGGCTGTCCGCCACGACGCGGAATTCCACGGGTTCGGGTTCGAAAGCCAGGGCGTCGGGCGCCGGTTGCTCCCAGACGGCGATCAGGTCGCCCGGCCCCACGGCCTGGCGCACCTTGGCCGGCGCCCCGTTCACCTGCACGTAGCCCGCCTCTATCCAGCCCTGCAGGCGGCTGCGGGAATGCCCCGCCAGCAGGCCCGACAACACCTTGTCCAGCCGGTCCGCCTGGACGGTTTCCGGGACGCGCAGGATCTGCGGTTCGTCATCGGAGGGAAGATCCGCGCTGGCGGCTAACTCGGACATGGAGACAAATCATATAATCGATGCAGCCAGCCATGCTAACACCAAGGAATTGACCGTCGTGACATCCCGCGTCCCCGCCCTCCCGTTTTCCGCTTCCCGCCTCGGGTCGGTCGTGCGCCTGTGCATGGCGCTTGTGTTTACCGCCCTGCTGGCGGCGTGCGCCACCAACGGCACCAAGTACGACAAGACCGCCAACTGGAGCGCCGAACAGCTCTATAACGACGCCAAGCAGGAAATGGACGCCGGCAACTGGAAAGATGCCCGCGAACGCCTGACGGCCGTCGAAAGCCGCTACCCCTTCGGCGTCTACGCGCAACAGGCGCTGATGAACCTGGCGTACGTCAACTGGAAGGACGGCGACAACGACCAGGCCCTGGCCGCGATCGACCGCTTCCAGCAGCTGTATCCCAACCATCCCGGCACGGACTACGTGCTGTACCTGAAGGGGCTGATCAACTTCACGCCGGCCAGCGCCTTCATGACGAACATCACCGGCCAGGATCCCAGCGAGCGCGACCCCAAGGGCCTGCGCGCCTCGTATGACGCCTTCAACGAGCTGATCAAGCGCTATCCCGACAGCAAGTACACGCCGGACGCCCGCCTGCGCGTGGTGTGGCTGGTGAACGCCATCGCCATGAACGAAGTCCACGTGGCGCGCTACTACTACGAACGCGGCGCCTACGTCGCGGCCGCCAATCGCGCGCAGATGGTGATCACGGATTTCCAGGGCGCGTCGGGGTCGGAAGAAGCGCTGTACATCCTGTACAAATCCTATGAACAGCTGAAGATGCCTCAGCTGGAAGCCG
It encodes the following:
- a CDS encoding RluA family pseudouridine synthase; translation: MSELAASADLPSDDEPQILRVPETVQADRLDKVLSGLLAGHSRSRLQGWIEAGYVQVNGAPAKVRQAVGPGDLIAVWEQPAPDALAFEPEPVEFRVVADSPAWIVVDKPAGLVTHPGAGNWTGTLLNGLLFRYPELRGVARAGIVHRLDKDTSGLLVVARTEQAQTHLVRQLQARSMGRAYVALAHGWVLGPGTVDRPVGRDPRVPVRMSVERPIAAKHAVTHYSPEANGLADGVRVSRVTCRLETGRTHQIRVHLASLGHPLLGDTLYGGKAIAGATRQMLHARALRFDDPAGGGERSFEAPPPPDMASTCQAIAWNDSEE
- a CDS encoding outer membrane protein assembly factor BamD, translated to MALVFTALLAACATNGTKYDKTANWSAEQLYNDAKQEMDAGNWKDARERLTAVESRYPFGVYAQQALMNLAYVNWKDGDNDQALAAIDRFQQLYPNHPGTDYVLYLKGLINFTPASAFMTNITGQDPSERDPKGLRASYDAFNELIKRYPDSKYTPDARLRVVWLVNAIAMNEVHVARYYYERGAYVAAANRAQMVITDFQGASGSEEALYILYKSYEQLKMPQLEADARRVLNTNFPNSKYPTQGFKQDKNWWDPWGWF